The Bacillota bacterium genome includes the window GAGGGAAAGCGTCTCCTGAACTGTCCTGGAGACGCGAGCAGAGCTGCGGTACGGCACCGAACAAGCCCCCCTGGGCGAACGCGTGTTCGGTGCTATTCTATCATTTCATCGCCGCGCCGGAAAGCGGCTCCAGGTCTGCTCTTCCTTTCCCGAGGCTGGAAACAAGGCACCAATCTCGGTCGTGGTCCTCCAATCGGAGCAGTCTGCCTGCGGCGGGGCACCCGTCCGCAAAATTGGCCGGCCCAGCTTCATCCGGCCTATTCCCTTACCCGGCGGTTCCGAGCCCGCTGCCATCGGATCTGCTGGACGACGAAGTAGACGGTCAGCCCGAGGAACAACAGAACGGAAAAGATGATGCCGAGGAGATCGAGCAGGCCATTCAGGGCCAAGCTCCACGCGCCGATCATCTTCAGCATGACTGGCCGATCCCTCCTTTGTGGACCCGTAGGGCGAATCTTGGCCGTCAATCAGAGCAGCTGGCCCTGCTCAGTCTTCTTCTTGGATCTCTTGGGGGCACGCTTGAACGTGACGGGCGGACCCCACTGGGGATACTCAAGCTTCTCTCCATGAAGCAACTCCCCAATGCTGATGATCTGCAGACGCGGAAAACGCTGCCCCGGCCAAAGGAGATTCTCATAGAACCCTGCGGAGGCTGCTTCTTGCTTCATCGGACCGGTCGGTTCATGAAGGGTGATGAACGCACCGATGGAAGCCTTCTCGCGCTCCATGACTCCCTTGAGGTCCCGGACCTGACCGGGAGTCGTGTGGCCGCTCTTGACTTGAACTACTATGGTCTTGGCCTTGCCACTTTCGTCGTCAAAGAAGTTGATGCAGCCGTCAATGCCAGTGTCGGCGCCTTTTTTCTTGTCTTGCCCAGGTCGAGCACCGACTAGGTCTACCGCCCACCATTCAAACTGGTAGCGGTTGGCCTCAGCCAGAGCTTCGGCGCTGGCCAAGTCCTTAGGGTCGCCCACCACGCGGTAGGGGCTCAGATCTTTGCCGAAAGAGTCCTCAAGGCGTCGCCTCATCAAGTTTACCGCCAGATAGGTGATGTCAATGCCGATCCAATTGCGGCCCAGGCGTTCAGCCACGGCAACCGCTGTCCCGCATCCGCAAAAGGGGTCCAGGATCAGATCTCCTTCGTTGCTGCTGGCCCTAATTATGCGTTCTAGCAGAGTCTCGGGCTTTTGAGTCTGGTAGTGAATCCGCTCTTTGGCATGGGCGGCAACGGGAGGGAGGTCGATCCAAACGTCTTGAAGGAGCTGGCCCGGCATCTCATCGAGATACCGCTTGTATCGAGGCAATCCGGTCTTCGAGTATACGAGGCGCCCCTCGGCCTCGAAGCGGCTCATGGTTTCCTCCGAATAGCCCCAGAATCGCTTTCCGGGTGGGGCCTGCCCCTTCCAAAGGTACCGACCTCCTGGGCGGTTCGAAGTGACGTCGGAGAGAGTGTAGCGCCTTCCGGTTGGTTCTTCAACGTGCCGGTAGAAGGTTTCGACGTAGCCGGCGTCATAAGGCATGTGCTGCTGGTTCCAGGTCCAGTTCTCGCCCTTTGTGTAGAAGAAGATCACGTCGTGGACTGGCCCATACCGGACCAGACGGTTGTGGGCACTTGTCCTTTGCCAGATGATCTCGTTCCTGAACTGGCCGCCGCCAAAGACTGCGTCCATCAGAAGCTTGATATAGTGGCTCGCCGTCGGATCGCAATGGAGGTAGATGCTGCCCGTCGTCTTGAGGACCCGGTAGAGTTCGACCAGCCGGACGGCCATCATTACAAGGTAGGCCATCATGTCGCTCTTGCCCAGGAAAGAACGAAAGGCCTGAAGCAGGGTCACGAGGCGATGAGGTCCGTTTCTCCCTGCGACGACTTCGTGATA containing:
- a CDS encoding DNA methyltransferase, whose product is MREHVSDQSVDLIYLDPPFNSNASYNVLFEEKTGEKSAAQITAFEDTWHWGLESERAYHEVVAGRNGPHRLVTLLQAFRSFLGKSDMMAYLVMMAVRLVELYRVLKTTGSIYLHCDPTASHYIKLLMDAVFGGGQFRNEIIWQRTSAHNRLVRYGPVHDVIFFYTKGENWTWNQQHMPYDAGYVETFYRHVEEPTGRRYTLSDVTSNRPGGRYLWKGQAPPGKRFWGYSEETMSRFEAEGRLVYSKTGLPRYKRYLDEMPGQLLQDVWIDLPPVAAHAKERIHYQTQKPETLLERIIRASSNEGDLILDPFCGCGTAVAVAERLGRNWIGIDITYLAVNLMRRRLEDSFGKDLSPYRVVGDPKDLASAEALAEANRYQFEWWAVDLVGARPGQDKKKGADTGIDGCINFFDDESGKAKTIVVQVKSGHTTPGQVRDLKGVMEREKASIGAFITLHEPTGPMKQEAASAGFYENLLWPGQRFPRLQIISIGELLHGEKLEYPQWGPPVTFKRAPKRSKKKTEQGQLL